A section of the Drosophila subobscura isolate 14011-0131.10 chromosome A, UCBerk_Dsub_1.0, whole genome shotgun sequence genome encodes:
- the LOC117903594 gene encoding MAP kinase-activating death domain protein isoform X12: MSDQQRASLCPRLVDYMAIVGAHTTPPMPKGLQGFKAPPVQVPDLLRRYPPSDHADFPLPLDMVYFCQPEGCTSVGPRRTGSAIRDMTSFVFALTDKDSGKTRYGICVNFYRPIERPSTVAGSAAAANERQGSGGHAAGGSGNGGPGGAGSGRGGRRSSAFRRESWRKSMERSSDSAFSSDYRSNVAPSDSDRELTSRRDSDQQRLHQQHHHHHQQQQQQQHQQAPPPTSVPKLGLMAPSADSESGGSHSPSPRASRKRTKLRNQSLTSLCIISHHPFFTTFRECLFILKKLIDACNESSSPKRVGASQKLNRDNVWTVLTGHVSDATPSIVLHDVREIETWILRLLSTPVPVPGSTRVEVEVLSPTVHEPLLFALPDHTRFSLVDFPLHLPLELLGVETCLKVWTLIMQENKVLFQSRDYNALSMSVMAFVTMLYPLEYMFPVIPLLPTCLSCAEQLLLAPTPFVIGVPASFLVYKKNFRLPDDIWVVDLDSTKLTPPTGGYEEIPPLPEPEGTILKNHLKQAMLLMDEAGLGALTSMTATNQAVSSQQLLPSVRDSLQEPPLLGVSQMRLPLQTPPHSAQASQRNSMSAQGSSRQPSPMNSPALNPFVYGTDVDSVDVATRVAMVRFFNAQNTLANFAEHTRTLRLYPRPVVAFQINSFLRSRPRASQFLNQFARTQAVEFLAEWSLTPTNVAFLRVQTGVMDPMQVGDKPKWFAHSLTPIRFSVWDDGSSLNGALRSLKQLECQPTDESGSDSEGADSSSSSYSSLSDFVSEMASSDLSPSVHDVFGSYNRPHVVPQTLSSNLDPALVYHPPSKLQYPEGLYPDAAASKAEDEERADSPVSSSSSRSDLSSPSFNRDSEFDFQPKTGQVQPGQPGQAAFELATPLSMRLEATIKMASIEQEPDTGAAMVAGKNIAAGAKLQRHPSDVERPEKKIPPPLTPPVKQPSVSNILARTGSSGSSSSSPGRQSSQSSLFENFASHAKELVRETTRQSSQEGLLAHVDKHALDEDLDDKMRHTFEKFTLHAKKAAGEASKQALEVSKQAAGVSKNTLEDLTYVGKSTLGDLTKTAKEAATKKGIIKNEEHTGGPMPPTGGGSKPPGSQMQMQRQLQQIPGGGTVGGSGGGGNNFFSSIGTDFNGLASSTSTMFSGMFGGKKNQQKQAAVQQRPSSAGLGKGKSGINFDPFPGRKGLVERTPLIKHSGPRQTQEELTRQQNQERSHSNAENQAFLKDVTNQVLAGEGVGWLKLNRFRKLMEDESYRTLVLSKLNKTLDRKIAPDDHIDDVCVTKPVWKGMLKCVQAIASGLDATFANFGLGGMASVFQLMEVAHTHYWSKEINDGSDMSSSLLSSHAASPLGSRENLRSPSSPNGSHSGLGSEWASPQESRKSSTHHAAMPTSQAGATPSAVSRRLSAADSQDGQSTTEMFKDMLSQKRSALKNMLTSFDSDAAGSTGALSVVSDLLPMGSLSVRMPSSCRSTVSDTEYENTTTSKDSKKSGNLWSGKSTLSAGFRYTGGHLINTSSSPSPDSPRVYLFEGLLGKDRLNLWNQMQFWEDAFLDAVSQERDMIGMDQGPIEMMERYKSLSESERKRLEHDEDRLLSTMLYNLTAILVMLNVGKDEIRRKIRRLLGKSHIGLVYSQEVHNVVDQINNLNGNDIDLKPLGSRLLHRQSFTVHQGTDVNGPLRFMEVRDDGLVLRSVDGTIVERWWYERLVNMTYSPKTKLLCLWRRNGGQTQLHKYYTRKCKELYNCIKDAMERGGTPTNVPELGGEFPVQDMNTGEGGLLQVCLEGVGLLFSNSKDFEFFVRLDHIRKCFTQKGGIFVLEEYNPKTRNLIQRKYQSSMASEIVLSFHRVTSVQFAYICHLKGTSRKAKAKALADNPQGAPAQRRTDPPQECASAVESSENPK, from the exons ATGTCGGACCAGCAGCGAGCTTCACTGTGCCCCCGCCTGGTCGACTACATGGCCATCGTGGGTGCACACACAACGCCGCCCATGCCCAAGGGACTGCAGGGCTTCAAGGCCCCGCCGGTGCAG GTGCCCGACTTGCTGCGACGCTATCCGCCCTCGGACCATGCGGACTTTCCCCTGCCCCTGGACATGGTTTACTTCTGCCAGCCGGAGGGCTGCACCAGCGTGGGTCCGCGCCGCACGGGCTCGGCCATCCGGGACATGACCTCGTTCGTGTTCGCACTGACGGACAAGGACTCGGGCAAGACGCGCTACGGCATCTGCGTGAACTTCTATCGGCCCATTGAGCGGCCCAGCACTGTGGCGGGatcggcggcggctgccaaCGAGCGGCAGGGCAGCGGCGGCCATGCAGCTGGTGGATCCGGAAACGGCGGACCGGGCGGAGCTGGCAGCGGACGGGGCGGACGACGCTCCTCCGCCTTCCGGCGCGAATCGTGGCGCAAGAGCATGGAGCGCAGCTCGGACTCGGCGTTCAGCAG CGACTACAGAAGTAACGTAGCGCCCAGCGACTCGGATCGTGAACTCACCTCGCGTCGGGACTCTGACCAGCAGCgactccaccagcagcaccaccatcaccaccagcagcagcagcagcagcagcaccaacaggcACCGCCGCCCACATCGGTGCCAAAGCTCGGCCTGATGGCCCCCTCGGCGGACTCGGAGTCCGGTGGCAGCCATTCGCCGTCGCCGCGTGCCTCCCGCAAGCGGACAAAGCTGCGCAATCAATCGCTCACCTCGCTGTGCATCATCTCGCACCATCCGTTCTTCACGACCTTCCGCGAGTGCCTCTTCATTCTCAAGAAGCTGATCGATGCCTGCAACGAGTCCTCCTCCCCGAAGCGAGTGGGCGCCTCACAGAAGCTCAATCGGGACAATGTGTGGACGGTGCTGACGGGTCATGTCAGCGATGCGACGCCCTCAATCGTTTTGCATGATGTACGCGAGATCGAGACCTGGATACTGCGCCTCCTCTCCACCCCGGTCCCAGTGCCAGGATCGACGCGTGTGGAG GTGGAGGTGCTGTCACCGACGGTGCATGAGCCCCTGCTGTTTGCGCTGCCCGATCACACACGCTTCTCGCTGGTGGACTTCCCGCTGCATCTGCCACTGGAACTGCTCGGCGTGGAGACCTGCCTGAAGGTGTGGACCCTCATCATGCAGGAGAACAAGGTGCTCTTTCAGTCGCGCGACTACAATGCCCTCTCCATGTCGGTGATGGCATTTGTGACGATGCTCTATCCGCTGGAGTACATGTTCCCGGTCATTCCACTGCTGCCCACCTGCCTCAGCTGtgccgagcagctgctgctggcccccaCACCCTTTGTCATCGGAGTGCCGGCCTCCTTTCTGGTGTACAAAAAGAACTTCAG GCTGCCCGATGACATTTGGGTGGTGGATCTGGACTCCACGAAGCTGACACCGCCCACCGGCGGCTACGAGGAAATACCCCCGCTGCCAGAGCCCGAGGGCACCATCCTAAAGAATCACCTGAAACAG GCAATGCTACTAATGGATGAAGCTGGACTTGGT GCACTCACCTCTATGACGGCCACCAATCAGGCCGTTTCCTCTCAGCAACTTCTGCCCTCGGTGAGGGACAGCCTCCAGGAGCCGCCATTGCTCGG GGTCTCTCAGATGCGTTTGCCACTCCAGACGCCACCCCACTCGGCCCAGGCCAGCCAAAGGAACTCAATGTCCGCACAGGGCAGCTCCCGGCAGCCCAGTCCCATGAACTCGCCGGCCCTCAATCCATTTGTGTACGGCACGGACGTGGACTCGGTGGACGTGGCCACGCGGGTGGCCATGGTGCGGTTCTTCAACGCCCAGAACACGCTGGCCAATTTCGCCGAGCACACGCGTACCCTGCGTCTGTATCCGCGTCCTGTGGTCGCCTTCCAGATCAACAGCTTCCTTAGGTCGCGGCCGAGGGCCTCGCAGTTCTTGAATCAGTTTGCGCGGACACAGGCTGTGGAGTTCCTGGCCGAGTGGTCGCTGACACCGACGAATGTGGCCTTCCTGCGTGTGCAGACGGGCGTCATGGATCCCATGCAGGTGGGGGACAAGCCCAAGTGGTTCGCCCACTCGCTCACGCCCATCCGCTTCTCGGTGTGGGACGATGGCAGCTCGCTGAACGGCGCCCTGCGTTCCCTGAAGCAGCTCGAGTGCCAGCCCACGGACGAGAGTGGCTCCGATTCAGAGGGGGCGGatagcagcagctcctcctactcctccctCAGCGACTTTGTCTCTGAGATGGCCTCCTCGGACCTGTCGCCCAGTGTGCACGACGTGTTTGGCTCCTACAATCGACCCCATGTGGTGCCCCAGACGCTCTCCTCGAACCTGGATCCGGCTCTGGTCTATCATCCACCCAGCAAGCTGCAGTATCCCGAGGGACTGTATCCCGATGCGGCTGCCAGCAAGGCGGAGGATGAGGAGCGCGCCGACTCCCCAGTCTCGTCTTCTTCCAGCCGCTCGGATCTGAGCTCTCCCAGCTTCAACCGCGACTCGGAGTTTGACTTCCAGCCGAAAACGGGACAAGTGCAGCCTGGACAGCCGGGACAGGCGGCCTTTGAGCTAGCCACGCCGCTGTCCATGCGTCTAGAGGCCACCATCAAGATGGCCAGCATCGAACAGGAGCCGGACACAGGCGCCGCGATGGTAGCTGGCAAGAATATAGCCGCCGGCGCCAAGCTTCAGCGCCATCCCAGCGACGTGGAACGGCCCGAAAAGAAGATACCG CCACCTCTGACGCCGCCTGTGAAGCAGCCGAGCGTCAGCAACATTCTGGCCCGCACCGGCAGCTCGGgctccagttccagcagcCCCGGACGCCAGAGCTCGCAGAGTTCGCTCTTCGAGAACTTTGCCTCGCATGCCAAGGAGCTGGTGCGCGAGACGACGCGCCAGAGCAGCCAGGAGGGACTGCTCGCCCACGTGGACAAG CATGCGCTGGACGAAGATCTTGACGACAAAATGCGTCATACCTTCGAAAAG TTCACGCTGCATGCAAAGAAGGCGGCGGGCGAGGCCTCAAAGCAGGCCCTGGAGGTGTCCAAGCAGGCGGCTGGCGTCAGCAAAAATACCCTCGAAGATCTCACTTATGTGGGCAAATCAACGCTGGGCGATCTAACGAAGACGGCCAAGGAGGCGGCCACCAAGAAGGGCATCATCAAGAACGAGGAGCACACCGGAGGCCCTATGCCGCCGACTGGCGGTGGCTCCAAGCCACCCGGTTcccagatgcagatgcagaggcagctgcagcagatacCCGGAGGCGGTACCGTTGGCGGCAGCGGTGGAGGTGGCAATAATTTCTTCTCATCTATCGGCACCGACTTCAACGGCCtggcctcctccacctccaccatgTTCTCGGGCATGTTTGGGGGCAAGA AGAATCAACAGAAGCAGGCTGCAGTGCAGCAAAGGCCTTCCAGTGCTGGCTTGGGGAAGGGCAAGTCGGGCATCAACTTTGACCCGTTTCCCGGCCGCAAGGGTCTGGTGGAGCGGACACCGCTGATCAAGCACTCGGGGCCGCGGCAGACGCAGGAGGAGCTTACGCGGCAGCAGAACCAGGAGCGTTCGCACAGCAATGCCGAGAATCAGGCCTTCCTCAAGGACGTGACCAATCAGGTGCTGGCCGGCGAGGGTGTCGGCTGGCTGAAGCTCAATCGCTTCAGGAAACTCATGGAGGACGAATCCTATCGGACGCTGGTGCTCAGCAAGCTGAACAAGACACTGGACCGCAAGATAGCTCCCGATGATCACATTGACGATGTG TGTGTGACCAAGCCCGTGTGGAAGGGAATGCTCAAGTGTGTGCAGGCCATTGCCTCCGGCCTGGATGCGACCTTTGCAAACTTTGGTCTGGGCGGCATGGCCTCGGTGTTTCAGCTAATGGAGGTGGCCCACACGCACTACTGGAGCAAGGAGATCAACGACGGCAGCGACATGTCCTCCAGCCTGCTCTCCAGCCACGCTGCCAGTCCCCTGGGCAGCCGCGAGAACCTGCGCTCCCCCAGCTCCCCCAACGGCTCGCACTCGGGCCTGGGCAGTGAGTGGGCCTCGCCGCAGGAGTCGCGCAAGAGTTCGACCCACCATGCGGCCATGCCAACGTCTCAGGCCGGCGCCACCCCATCGGCCGTATCGCGACGCCTGTCGGCGGCAGACAGCCAGGATGGCCAGTCAACAACGGAGATGTTCAAGGACATGTTGTCACAGAAGAGAAGTGCCTTGAAGAACATGCTCACCTCGTTCGATTCGGAT GCTGCTGGCTCTACGGGTGCGCTCTCCGTGGTCAGCGATCTGCTACCAATGGGCAGCCTGAGCGTGCGCATGCCCTCCAGCTGCCGGTCCACGGTTTCAGACACCGAATACGAAAAT ACCACAACGTCAAAGGATTCGAAGAAGAGCGGAAATCTGTGGTCGGGCAAGTCAACGCTTAGTGCCGGCTTCCGTTATACGGGCGGACATCTGATCAACACCTCCTCATCCCCGTCGCCGGACAGTCCGCGGGTGTACCTATTCGAGGGGCTGCTGGGCAAGGATCGCTTGAATCTCTGGAACCAAATGCAGTTCTGGGAAGATGCTTTCCTCGATGCTGTCAGCCAGGAGCGTGACATGATTGGCATGGATCAG GGTCCCATTGAGATGATGGAGCGCTACAAGTCGCTGAGTGAATCGGAGCGGAAGCGTCTCGAGCACGACGAGGATCGTCTACTCTCCACAATGCTGTACAACCTGACGGCCATCCTTGTGATGCTGAATGTGGGCAAGGATGAGATTCGACGCAAGATCCGCCGGCTGCTGGGCAAAAGTCACATTGGACTGGTCTACTCCCAGGAGGTGCACAATGTTGTCGATCAAATCAATAATTTG AATGGAAATGATATTGACCTGAAACCACTGGGATCGAGGCTGTTGCATCGCCAGAGCTTCACTGTCCACCAAGGCACCGATGTGAATGGACCACTGCGCTTCATGGAGGTGCGCGACGATGGCCTGGTGCTGCGCTCCGTGGACGGCACAATTGTGGAGCGCTGGTGGTACGAGCGGCTGGTCAACATGACCTACTCGCCCAAGACCAagctgctgtgcctgtggcgGCGCAACGGCGGCCAGACCCAGTTGCACAAGTACTACACGAGAAAG TGCAAGGAGCTGTACAATTGCATCAAAGATGCAATGGAGCGAGGTGGAACTCCGACCAATGTGCCCGAGCTGGGCGGTGAGTTTCCCGTGCAGGACATGAATACGGGCGAGGGTGGCCTGCTGCAGGTCTGCCTCGAGGGTGTCGGTTTGTTATTCTCCAACAGCAAG
- the LOC117903594 gene encoding MAP kinase-activating death domain protein isoform X11, producing the protein MSDQQRASLCPRLVDYMAIVGAHTTPPMPKGLQGFKAPPVQVPDLLRRYPPSDHADFPLPLDMVYFCQPEGCTSVGPRRTGSAIRDMTSFVFALTDKDSGKTRYGICVNFYRPIERPSTVAGSAAAANERQGSGGHAAGGSGNGGPGGAGSGRGGRRSSAFRRESWRKSMERSSDSAFSSYGLLTTSSDYRSNVAPSDSDRELTSRRDSDQQRLHQQHHHHHQQQQQQQHQQAPPPTSVPKLGLMAPSADSESGGSHSPSPRASRKRTKLRNQSLTSLCIISHHPFFTTFRECLFILKKLIDACNESSSPKRVGASQKLNRDNVWTVLTGHVSDATPSIVLHDVREIETWILRLLSTPVPVPGSTRVEVEVLSPTVHEPLLFALPDHTRFSLVDFPLHLPLELLGVETCLKVWTLIMQENKVLFQSRDYNALSMSVMAFVTMLYPLEYMFPVIPLLPTCLSCAEQLLLAPTPFVIGVPASFLVYKKNFRLPDDIWVVDLDSTKLTPPTGGYEEIPPLPEPEGTILKNHLKQAMLLMDEAGLGALTSMTATNQAVSSQQLLPSVRDSLQEPPLLGVSQMRLPLQTPPHSAQASQRNSMSAQGSSRQPSPMNSPALNPFVYGTDVDSVDVATRVAMVRFFNAQNTLANFAEHTRTLRLYPRPVVAFQINSFLRSRPRASQFLNQFARTQAVEFLAEWSLTPTNVAFLRVQTGVMDPMQVGDKPKWFAHSLTPIRFSVWDDGSSLNGALRSLKQLECQPTDESGSDSEGADSSSSSYSSLSDFVSEMASSDLSPSVHDVFGSYNRPHVVPQTLSSNLDPALVYHPPSKLQYPEGLYPDAAASKAEDEERADSPVSSSSSRSDLSSPSFNRDSEFDFQPKTGQVQPGQPGQAAFELATPLSMRLEATIKMASIEQEPDTGAAMVAGKNIAAGAKLQRHPSDVERPEKKIPPPLTPPVKQPSVSNILARTGSSGSSSSSPGRQSSQSSLFENFASHAKELVRETTRQSSQEGLLAHVDKHALDEDLDDKMRHTFEKFTLHAKKAAGEASKQALEVSKQAAGVSKNTLEDLTYVGKSTLGDLTKTAKEAATKKGIIKNEEHTGGPMPPTGGGSKPPGSQMQMQRQLQQIPGGGTVGGSGGGGNNFFSSIGTDFNGLASSTSTMFSGMFGGKKNQQKQAAVQQRPSSAGLGKGKSGINFDPFPGRKGLVERTPLIKHSGPRQTQEELTRQQNQERSHSNAENQAFLKDVTNQVLAGEGVGWLKLNRFRKLMEDESYRTLVLSKLNKTLDRKIAPDDHIDDVCVTKPVWKGMLKCVQAIASGLDATFANFGLGGMASVFQLMEVAHTHYWSKEINDGSDMSSSLLSSHAASPLGSRENLRSPSSPNGSHSGLGSEWASPQESRKSSTHHAAMPTSQAGATPSAVSRRLSAADSQDGQSTTEMFKDMLSQKRSALKNMLTSFDSDAAGSTGALSVVSDLLPMGSLSVRMPSSCRSTVSDTEYENTTTSKDSKKSGNLWSGKSTLSAGFRYTGGHLINTSSSPSPDSPRVYLFEGLLGKDRLNLWNQMQFWEDAFLDAVSQERDMIGMDQGPIEMMERYKSLSESERKRLEHDEDRLLSTMLYNLTAILVMLNVGKDEIRRKIRRLLGKSHIGLVYSQEVHNVVDQINNLNGNDIDLKPLGSRLLHRQSFTVHQGTDVNGPLRFMEVRDDGLVLRSVDGTIVERWWYERLVNMTYSPKTKLLCLWRRNGGQTQLHKYYTRKCKELYNCIKDAMERGGTPTNVPELGGEFPVQDMNTGEGGLLQVCLEGVGLLFSNSKDFEFFVRLDHIRKCFTQKGGIFVLEEYNPKTRNLIQRKYQSSMASEIVLSFHRVTSVQFAYICHLKGTSRKAKAKALADNPQGAPAQRRTDPPQECASAVESSENPK; encoded by the exons ATGTCGGACCAGCAGCGAGCTTCACTGTGCCCCCGCCTGGTCGACTACATGGCCATCGTGGGTGCACACACAACGCCGCCCATGCCCAAGGGACTGCAGGGCTTCAAGGCCCCGCCGGTGCAG GTGCCCGACTTGCTGCGACGCTATCCGCCCTCGGACCATGCGGACTTTCCCCTGCCCCTGGACATGGTTTACTTCTGCCAGCCGGAGGGCTGCACCAGCGTGGGTCCGCGCCGCACGGGCTCGGCCATCCGGGACATGACCTCGTTCGTGTTCGCACTGACGGACAAGGACTCGGGCAAGACGCGCTACGGCATCTGCGTGAACTTCTATCGGCCCATTGAGCGGCCCAGCACTGTGGCGGGatcggcggcggctgccaaCGAGCGGCAGGGCAGCGGCGGCCATGCAGCTGGTGGATCCGGAAACGGCGGACCGGGCGGAGCTGGCAGCGGACGGGGCGGACGACGCTCCTCCGCCTTCCGGCGCGAATCGTGGCGCAAGAGCATGGAGCGCAGCTCGGACTCGGCGTTCAGCAG TTACGGCCTCTTAACTACTTCTAGCGACTACAGAAGTAACGTAGCGCCCAGCGACTCGGATCGTGAACTCACCTCGCGTCGGGACTCTGACCAGCAGCgactccaccagcagcaccaccatcaccaccagcagcagcagcagcagcagcaccaacaggcACCGCCGCCCACATCGGTGCCAAAGCTCGGCCTGATGGCCCCCTCGGCGGACTCGGAGTCCGGTGGCAGCCATTCGCCGTCGCCGCGTGCCTCCCGCAAGCGGACAAAGCTGCGCAATCAATCGCTCACCTCGCTGTGCATCATCTCGCACCATCCGTTCTTCACGACCTTCCGCGAGTGCCTCTTCATTCTCAAGAAGCTGATCGATGCCTGCAACGAGTCCTCCTCCCCGAAGCGAGTGGGCGCCTCACAGAAGCTCAATCGGGACAATGTGTGGACGGTGCTGACGGGTCATGTCAGCGATGCGACGCCCTCAATCGTTTTGCATGATGTACGCGAGATCGAGACCTGGATACTGCGCCTCCTCTCCACCCCGGTCCCAGTGCCAGGATCGACGCGTGTGGAG GTGGAGGTGCTGTCACCGACGGTGCATGAGCCCCTGCTGTTTGCGCTGCCCGATCACACACGCTTCTCGCTGGTGGACTTCCCGCTGCATCTGCCACTGGAACTGCTCGGCGTGGAGACCTGCCTGAAGGTGTGGACCCTCATCATGCAGGAGAACAAGGTGCTCTTTCAGTCGCGCGACTACAATGCCCTCTCCATGTCGGTGATGGCATTTGTGACGATGCTCTATCCGCTGGAGTACATGTTCCCGGTCATTCCACTGCTGCCCACCTGCCTCAGCTGtgccgagcagctgctgctggcccccaCACCCTTTGTCATCGGAGTGCCGGCCTCCTTTCTGGTGTACAAAAAGAACTTCAG GCTGCCCGATGACATTTGGGTGGTGGATCTGGACTCCACGAAGCTGACACCGCCCACCGGCGGCTACGAGGAAATACCCCCGCTGCCAGAGCCCGAGGGCACCATCCTAAAGAATCACCTGAAACAG GCAATGCTACTAATGGATGAAGCTGGACTTGGT GCACTCACCTCTATGACGGCCACCAATCAGGCCGTTTCCTCTCAGCAACTTCTGCCCTCGGTGAGGGACAGCCTCCAGGAGCCGCCATTGCTCGG GGTCTCTCAGATGCGTTTGCCACTCCAGACGCCACCCCACTCGGCCCAGGCCAGCCAAAGGAACTCAATGTCCGCACAGGGCAGCTCCCGGCAGCCCAGTCCCATGAACTCGCCGGCCCTCAATCCATTTGTGTACGGCACGGACGTGGACTCGGTGGACGTGGCCACGCGGGTGGCCATGGTGCGGTTCTTCAACGCCCAGAACACGCTGGCCAATTTCGCCGAGCACACGCGTACCCTGCGTCTGTATCCGCGTCCTGTGGTCGCCTTCCAGATCAACAGCTTCCTTAGGTCGCGGCCGAGGGCCTCGCAGTTCTTGAATCAGTTTGCGCGGACACAGGCTGTGGAGTTCCTGGCCGAGTGGTCGCTGACACCGACGAATGTGGCCTTCCTGCGTGTGCAGACGGGCGTCATGGATCCCATGCAGGTGGGGGACAAGCCCAAGTGGTTCGCCCACTCGCTCACGCCCATCCGCTTCTCGGTGTGGGACGATGGCAGCTCGCTGAACGGCGCCCTGCGTTCCCTGAAGCAGCTCGAGTGCCAGCCCACGGACGAGAGTGGCTCCGATTCAGAGGGGGCGGatagcagcagctcctcctactcctccctCAGCGACTTTGTCTCTGAGATGGCCTCCTCGGACCTGTCGCCCAGTGTGCACGACGTGTTTGGCTCCTACAATCGACCCCATGTGGTGCCCCAGACGCTCTCCTCGAACCTGGATCCGGCTCTGGTCTATCATCCACCCAGCAAGCTGCAGTATCCCGAGGGACTGTATCCCGATGCGGCTGCCAGCAAGGCGGAGGATGAGGAGCGCGCCGACTCCCCAGTCTCGTCTTCTTCCAGCCGCTCGGATCTGAGCTCTCCCAGCTTCAACCGCGACTCGGAGTTTGACTTCCAGCCGAAAACGGGACAAGTGCAGCCTGGACAGCCGGGACAGGCGGCCTTTGAGCTAGCCACGCCGCTGTCCATGCGTCTAGAGGCCACCATCAAGATGGCCAGCATCGAACAGGAGCCGGACACAGGCGCCGCGATGGTAGCTGGCAAGAATATAGCCGCCGGCGCCAAGCTTCAGCGCCATCCCAGCGACGTGGAACGGCCCGAAAAGAAGATACCG CCACCTCTGACGCCGCCTGTGAAGCAGCCGAGCGTCAGCAACATTCTGGCCCGCACCGGCAGCTCGGgctccagttccagcagcCCCGGACGCCAGAGCTCGCAGAGTTCGCTCTTCGAGAACTTTGCCTCGCATGCCAAGGAGCTGGTGCGCGAGACGACGCGCCAGAGCAGCCAGGAGGGACTGCTCGCCCACGTGGACAAG CATGCGCTGGACGAAGATCTTGACGACAAAATGCGTCATACCTTCGAAAAG TTCACGCTGCATGCAAAGAAGGCGGCGGGCGAGGCCTCAAAGCAGGCCCTGGAGGTGTCCAAGCAGGCGGCTGGCGTCAGCAAAAATACCCTCGAAGATCTCACTTATGTGGGCAAATCAACGCTGGGCGATCTAACGAAGACGGCCAAGGAGGCGGCCACCAAGAAGGGCATCATCAAGAACGAGGAGCACACCGGAGGCCCTATGCCGCCGACTGGCGGTGGCTCCAAGCCACCCGGTTcccagatgcagatgcagaggcagctgcagcagatacCCGGAGGCGGTACCGTTGGCGGCAGCGGTGGAGGTGGCAATAATTTCTTCTCATCTATCGGCACCGACTTCAACGGCCtggcctcctccacctccaccatgTTCTCGGGCATGTTTGGGGGCAAGA AGAATCAACAGAAGCAGGCTGCAGTGCAGCAAAGGCCTTCCAGTGCTGGCTTGGGGAAGGGCAAGTCGGGCATCAACTTTGACCCGTTTCCCGGCCGCAAGGGTCTGGTGGAGCGGACACCGCTGATCAAGCACTCGGGGCCGCGGCAGACGCAGGAGGAGCTTACGCGGCAGCAGAACCAGGAGCGTTCGCACAGCAATGCCGAGAATCAGGCCTTCCTCAAGGACGTGACCAATCAGGTGCTGGCCGGCGAGGGTGTCGGCTGGCTGAAGCTCAATCGCTTCAGGAAACTCATGGAGGACGAATCCTATCGGACGCTGGTGCTCAGCAAGCTGAACAAGACACTGGACCGCAAGATAGCTCCCGATGATCACATTGACGATGTG TGTGTGACCAAGCCCGTGTGGAAGGGAATGCTCAAGTGTGTGCAGGCCATTGCCTCCGGCCTGGATGCGACCTTTGCAAACTTTGGTCTGGGCGGCATGGCCTCGGTGTTTCAGCTAATGGAGGTGGCCCACACGCACTACTGGAGCAAGGAGATCAACGACGGCAGCGACATGTCCTCCAGCCTGCTCTCCAGCCACGCTGCCAGTCCCCTGGGCAGCCGCGAGAACCTGCGCTCCCCCAGCTCCCCCAACGGCTCGCACTCGGGCCTGGGCAGTGAGTGGGCCTCGCCGCAGGAGTCGCGCAAGAGTTCGACCCACCATGCGGCCATGCCAACGTCTCAGGCCGGCGCCACCCCATCGGCCGTATCGCGACGCCTGTCGGCGGCAGACAGCCAGGATGGCCAGTCAACAACGGAGATGTTCAAGGACATGTTGTCACAGAAGAGAAGTGCCTTGAAGAACATGCTCACCTCGTTCGATTCGGAT GCTGCTGGCTCTACGGGTGCGCTCTCCGTGGTCAGCGATCTGCTACCAATGGGCAGCCTGAGCGTGCGCATGCCCTCCAGCTGCCGGTCCACGGTTTCAGACACCGAATACGAAAAT ACCACAACGTCAAAGGATTCGAAGAAGAGCGGAAATCTGTGGTCGGGCAAGTCAACGCTTAGTGCCGGCTTCCGTTATACGGGCGGACATCTGATCAACACCTCCTCATCCCCGTCGCCGGACAGTCCGCGGGTGTACCTATTCGAGGGGCTGCTGGGCAAGGATCGCTTGAATCTCTGGAACCAAATGCAGTTCTGGGAAGATGCTTTCCTCGATGCTGTCAGCCAGGAGCGTGACATGATTGGCATGGATCAG GGTCCCATTGAGATGATGGAGCGCTACAAGTCGCTGAGTGAATCGGAGCGGAAGCGTCTCGAGCACGACGAGGATCGTCTACTCTCCACAATGCTGTACAACCTGACGGCCATCCTTGTGATGCTGAATGTGGGCAAGGATGAGATTCGACGCAAGATCCGCCGGCTGCTGGGCAAAAGTCACATTGGACTGGTCTACTCCCAGGAGGTGCACAATGTTGTCGATCAAATCAATAATTTG AATGGAAATGATATTGACCTGAAACCACTGGGATCGAGGCTGTTGCATCGCCAGAGCTTCACTGTCCACCAAGGCACCGATGTGAATGGACCACTGCGCTTCATGGAGGTGCGCGACGATGGCCTGGTGCTGCGCTCCGTGGACGGCACAATTGTGGAGCGCTGGTGGTACGAGCGGCTGGTCAACATGACCTACTCGCCCAAGACCAagctgctgtgcctgtggcgGCGCAACGGCGGCCAGACCCAGTTGCACAAGTACTACACGAGAAAG TGCAAGGAGCTGTACAATTGCATCAAAGATGCAATGGAGCGAGGTGGAACTCCGACCAATGTGCCCGAGCTGGGCGGTGAGTTTCCCGTGCAGGACATGAATACGGGCGAGGGTGGCCTGCTGCAGGTCTGCCTCGAGGGTGTCGGTTTGTTATTCTCCAACAGCAAG